From a region of the Lactuca sativa cultivar Salinas chromosome 4, Lsat_Salinas_v11, whole genome shotgun sequence genome:
- the LOC111882035 gene encoding uncharacterized protein LOC111882035 isoform X1, with protein MASLFQKFQQFVATLAKSPTFAKDPRRLQFEADINRLFLCTSYNRVGKDAEDADIEEIINMASKAELADQERQVQENIHSQITNFCTSMDEILLPDFNSHDPSLKSSSQQNPTTPRPSGLSLAIGRNTPTNINLLDVPETKQLTFTEVSQKLKDVTGYTLELKPSQIPHEQAGRGLFIDGEADVGSVIALYPGVIYSPAFYRYIPGYPRINAQNPYLITRYDGTIINGQPWGQGGETREPWGQSRVYQSNPSSDSGSMSGSGSDRVWKMLSKPLEGSKLGFNGDEVLERRNPLALGHFANHPAKGVEPNVMVCPYDFPLSEKGMRVYIPNVVFGGKEGEGVKMKRFGSFWFKSGGVSDNNGEVEGPIMKSLALVAMRPLCNEEIYLNYRLSNSKRRPSWYAPVDEEEDRRRWS; from the exons ATGGCGTCTCTCTTTCAGAAATTTCAACAG TTTGTGGCAACACTGGCGAAAAGTCCAACATTTGCAAAAGATCCAAGACGCCTTCAATTTGAAGCAGACATAAATCGCCTCTTCCTCTGTACCAG CTACAATCGTGTGGGGAAAGATGCTGAAGATGCAGATATAGAGGAGATAATCAACATGGCAAGTAAAGCTGAGCTAGCAGATCAAGAAAGACAAGTCCAAGAAAACATCCATTCTCAAATCACAAACTTCTGTACATCAATGGACGAGATCCTCCTTCCTGACTTCAACTCTCATGATCCATCACTTAAATCATCATCCCAACAAAACCCTACTACCCCTCGCCCTAGTGGCCTTAGTCTTGCCATTGGTAGAAATACTCCAACAAACATCAATCTTCTtg ATGTACCCGAGACAAAACAGTTGACATTCACAGAGGTATCCCAAAAGTTAAAAGATGTTACAGGATACACCCTTGAGCTAAAACCATCTCAAATCCCTCATGAACAAGCTGGAAGAGGTTTATTCATAGATGGTGAAGCAGATGTTGGCTCTGTAATAGCACTCTACCCAGGTGTGATCTACTCTCCGGCTTTTTACCGTTATATCCCTGGATACCCAAGAATCAATGCACAAAACCCTTATCTCATCACTAGATACGATGGGACAATCATCAATGGTCAACCATGGGGTCAAGGTGGTGAAACCCGAGAACCATGGGGTCAATCTAGGGTTTATCAGTCAAACCCTAGTTCAGATTCAGGGTCAATGTCAGGGTCAGGGTCAGACCGGGTGTGGAAGATGTTGAGTAAACCTTTAGAAGGGTCAAAGTTAGGGTTTAATGGTGATGAGGTGTTAGAGAGAAGGAATCCATTAGCTTTAGGTCATTTTGCAAACCATCCAGCAAAGGGTGTGGAGCCTAATGTGATGGTTTGTCCTTATGATTTTCCTTTGAGTGAAAAGGGTATGAGAGTTTATATACCGAATGTAGTTTTTGGGGGTAAAGAGGGAGAGGGAGTGAAGATGAAAAGGTTTGGGAGTTTTTGGTTTAAGTCCGGGGGGGTTTCTGACAATAATGGTGAAGTGGAAGGGCCGATTATGAAAAGTCTTGCACTTGTTGCCATGCGGCCACTTTGTAATGAAgagatttatttgaattatagaTTGAGTAATTCCAAGAGGCGGCCTTCGTGGTATGCCCCTGTGGATGAAGAAGAGGACCGAAGAAGATGGAGCTAA
- the LOC111882035 gene encoding uncharacterized protein LOC111882035 isoform X2, which yields MASKAELADQERQVQENIHSQITNFCTSMDEILLPDFNSHDPSLKSSSQQNPTTPRPSGLSLAIGRNTPTNINLLDVPETKQLTFTEVSQKLKDVTGYTLELKPSQIPHEQAGRGLFIDGEADVGSVIALYPGVIYSPAFYRYIPGYPRINAQNPYLITRYDGTIINGQPWGQGGETREPWGQSRVYQSNPSSDSGSMSGSGSDRVWKMLSKPLEGSKLGFNGDEVLERRNPLALGHFANHPAKGVEPNVMVCPYDFPLSEKGMRVYIPNVVFGGKEGEGVKMKRFGSFWFKSGGVSDNNGEVEGPIMKSLALVAMRPLCNEEIYLNYRLSNSKRRPSWYAPVDEEEDRRRWS from the exons ATGGCAAGTAAAGCTGAGCTAGCAGATCAAGAAAGACAAGTCCAAGAAAACATCCATTCTCAAATCACAAACTTCTGTACATCAATGGACGAGATCCTCCTTCCTGACTTCAACTCTCATGATCCATCACTTAAATCATCATCCCAACAAAACCCTACTACCCCTCGCCCTAGTGGCCTTAGTCTTGCCATTGGTAGAAATACTCCAACAAACATCAATCTTCTtg ATGTACCCGAGACAAAACAGTTGACATTCACAGAGGTATCCCAAAAGTTAAAAGATGTTACAGGATACACCCTTGAGCTAAAACCATCTCAAATCCCTCATGAACAAGCTGGAAGAGGTTTATTCATAGATGGTGAAGCAGATGTTGGCTCTGTAATAGCACTCTACCCAGGTGTGATCTACTCTCCGGCTTTTTACCGTTATATCCCTGGATACCCAAGAATCAATGCACAAAACCCTTATCTCATCACTAGATACGATGGGACAATCATCAATGGTCAACCATGGGGTCAAGGTGGTGAAACCCGAGAACCATGGGGTCAATCTAGGGTTTATCAGTCAAACCCTAGTTCAGATTCAGGGTCAATGTCAGGGTCAGGGTCAGACCGGGTGTGGAAGATGTTGAGTAAACCTTTAGAAGGGTCAAAGTTAGGGTTTAATGGTGATGAGGTGTTAGAGAGAAGGAATCCATTAGCTTTAGGTCATTTTGCAAACCATCCAGCAAAGGGTGTGGAGCCTAATGTGATGGTTTGTCCTTATGATTTTCCTTTGAGTGAAAAGGGTATGAGAGTTTATATACCGAATGTAGTTTTTGGGGGTAAAGAGGGAGAGGGAGTGAAGATGAAAAGGTTTGGGAGTTTTTGGTTTAAGTCCGGGGGGGTTTCTGACAATAATGGTGAAGTGGAAGGGCCGATTATGAAAAGTCTTGCACTTGTTGCCATGCGGCCACTTTGTAATGAAgagatttatttgaattatagaTTGAGTAATTCCAAGAGGCGGCCTTCGTGGTATGCCCCTGTGGATGAAGAAGAGGACCGAAGAAGATGGAGCTAA